Proteins from one Acidobacteriota bacterium genomic window:
- a CDS encoding PfkB family carbohydrate kinase: MPASASSLLVVGSVAFDTIQTPHGKQERILGGSATYFSLAASYFTNVRVIAVVGEDFTPAHEAVMTGRGVDTRGIQRAKGKTFHWAGEYGDNLNEAKTHLTELNVFEDFKPQVPPEFAGSEFLFLANIDPVLQAQVRRSMPHVKLTGGDTMNFWIGGKRRELQETLKLVDILLINDGEAKMLAEDNSLPRAAHKIRAMGPKALVIKHGEYGATIFFADHKHPFRAPALPLDEVRDPTGAGDSFAGGFMGYIAAQGKLDREVLKRAMFYGGVMGSFAVERFGTERLQSLTRDEIEARFQLFRELTHLE; this comes from the coding sequence ATGCCGGCATCTGCATCGTCCTTGCTCGTCGTTGGCTCGGTCGCCTTCGATACCATCCAGACGCCGCACGGCAAACAGGAGCGCATCCTTGGCGGTTCCGCCACTTATTTCTCGCTCGCGGCCAGCTACTTCACCAACGTTCGCGTGATCGCCGTCGTCGGCGAAGACTTCACCCCCGCGCATGAAGCCGTGATGACCGGCCGTGGCGTGGACACGCGCGGCATCCAGCGCGCGAAAGGGAAGACCTTTCACTGGGCCGGCGAGTACGGCGACAACCTCAACGAGGCTAAGACGCACCTCACCGAGCTGAATGTCTTTGAAGACTTCAAGCCGCAGGTGCCGCCCGAGTTTGCCGGCTCCGAGTTCCTCTTCCTCGCCAACATTGATCCGGTCTTGCAGGCACAAGTCCGCCGCAGCATGCCGCACGTCAAGCTCACCGGCGGCGACACCATGAACTTCTGGATCGGCGGGAAGCGTCGCGAACTTCAGGAAACCCTCAAGCTGGTGGACATCCTGCTCATCAACGATGGCGAAGCCAAGATGCTCGCGGAAGACAACAGTCTGCCACGCGCCGCACACAAGATCCGCGCCATGGGACCGAAGGCGCTGGTGATCAAGCATGGCGAGTATGGCGCGACCATCTTCTTCGCCGACCACAAGCATCCGTTCCGCGCGCCCGCGCTGCCGCTCGATGAGGTGCGCGACCCCACCGGCGCCGGCGACAGTTTTGCCGGCGGATTCATGGGATACATCGCCGCGCAAGGCAAACTGGACCGCGAGGTTCTGAAGCGTGCCATGTTTTACGGCGGCGTGATGGGCTCGTTCGCGGTGGAGCGTTTCGGCACCGAGCGGCTGCAATCGCTCACGCGTGACGAGATCGAGGCGCGCTTCCAGCTCTTCCGCGAACTCACGCACTTGGAATAG
- the mtnP gene encoding S-methyl-5'-thioadenosine phosphorylase yields MREAEIGIIGGSGLYQMPGLTNLVEKVVVTPFGKPSDAYHLGTLEGRRVAFLSRHGRGHRFMPTELNYRANIYGFKVLGVDRILSVSAVGSLKEEHKPLEFVLPDQFIDRTRHRVDTFFGDGVVVHVGFADPVCAEVSKIAQAAGQKAGVTAKLGGTYVCMEGPQFSTRAESNLYRSWGADVIGMTNLQEAKLAREAELCYATVAMVTDYDCWHDSHESVSVDQIVANLMKNAENAATLVKHAVAAMPKERSCKCGSALANAILTDKTKIPMEVKQRLQLLIGKYVGVKVGA; encoded by the coding sequence ATGCGCGAAGCAGAGATCGGCATCATCGGCGGCAGCGGCCTCTACCAGATGCCCGGGCTTACCAACCTGGTGGAGAAGGTCGTGGTCACGCCCTTTGGCAAGCCTTCGGACGCATACCATCTCGGCACGCTCGAAGGCCGGCGCGTCGCTTTCCTCTCGCGCCATGGCCGCGGACATCGCTTCATGCCCACGGAATTGAATTACCGCGCCAACATCTACGGCTTCAAGGTGCTGGGCGTGGACCGCATCCTTTCGGTCTCTGCCGTGGGCTCGCTCAAGGAAGAGCACAAGCCGCTCGAGTTCGTGCTTCCCGACCAGTTCATCGACCGCACGCGGCACCGCGTGGACACTTTTTTCGGCGACGGCGTGGTGGTCCACGTCGGCTTTGCTGACCCGGTCTGCGCGGAGGTCTCGAAGATCGCACAGGCGGCAGGGCAGAAAGCCGGCGTCACCGCGAAGCTGGGCGGCACCTACGTGTGCATGGAAGGCCCGCAATTCTCCACCCGCGCCGAGTCGAACCTCTATCGCTCGTGGGGCGCGGACGTGATCGGCATGACCAACCTGCAGGAAGCCAAGCTCGCGCGCGAGGCCGAGCTCTGCTATGCGACCGTCGCCATGGTGACCGACTACGACTGCTGGCACGATTCGCATGAGTCGGTGAGCGTGGACCAGATCGTCGCCAACCTGATGAAGAATGCGGAGAACGCCGCCACGCTGGTCAAGCATGCGGTCGCGGCCATGCCCAAGGAGCGCTCGTGCAAGTGCGGTTCGGCGCTGGCCAACGCTATCCTGACTGACAAGACGAAGATCCCGATGGAAGTGAAGCAGCGGCTGCAACTGCTGATCGGCAAGTACGTCGGCGTGAAGGTCGGAGCCTGA
- a CDS encoding prolyl oligopeptidase family serine peptidase gives MSVVEDVARYTEYRTAGFRSWHPTKREILIGTRFADVPQIHRVTTPGGARTQLTFYPDRVGGGEYEPKRGSYFVFSKDKGGDEFFQFYRYDVATGNVTRLTDGKSRNTAFTFSTDGNRAVYGSTRRTGDDVDLYVIDPKDPGSDRMLVELKGGGWEPLDWSEDDKKIALAEGISANESYIWIVDAATGQKELLTPKGGAEKIAYGPARFSKDGKGLYVTTDKENEFQRLAYVDLATKKHTYLTSNIPWDVQDLDLSKDGKTIAFVTNENGIGKLYLLDVATGKEKPAPPLPPGSVGSANWHENSTDLAFSLDSAQSPNDVYSLNVRTGKIDRWTMSETGGVVTTDLQEPELLKWKSFDGMEISGFLYKPPARFTGKRPVMINIHGGPEGQSTPGFLGRSNYYLKELGVAILYPNVRGSSGYGKTFLALDNGFNREKSYQDIGTLLDYVKTRPDLDSDRVFIIGGSYGGFMSLSVSTNYSEKICCSVDIVGISNLVTFLENTSGYRRDLRRVEYGDERDPKMRAFMEKIAAVNNADKIKKPLFVVQGFNDPRVPRTEAMQMVQKVRSSGTPVWFLMANDEGHGFAKKKNADYLFYATVMFMKEFLLK, from the coding sequence ATGAGCGTGGTGGAAGACGTGGCACGCTACACCGAGTACCGCACCGCGGGCTTTCGCAGCTGGCATCCGACGAAGCGCGAGATCCTCATCGGCACACGCTTTGCCGACGTGCCGCAGATCCACCGCGTCACCACTCCGGGCGGCGCGCGCACGCAGCTCACGTTCTATCCCGATCGCGTTGGCGGCGGTGAGTACGAACCGAAGCGCGGCAGCTACTTCGTCTTCAGTAAGGACAAGGGCGGTGACGAGTTCTTCCAGTTCTATCGCTACGACGTGGCCACCGGCAACGTGACGCGGTTGACCGACGGCAAGTCGCGCAACACCGCCTTCACTTTCTCCACCGACGGCAACCGCGCCGTCTATGGCTCCACGCGCCGCACCGGCGACGATGTGGATCTCTACGTGATCGATCCCAAGGACCCGGGATCCGATCGCATGCTGGTTGAACTCAAGGGCGGCGGCTGGGAACCGCTTGACTGGTCGGAAGACGACAAGAAGATCGCGCTCGCCGAAGGGATCTCGGCGAACGAGAGCTACATCTGGATCGTGGACGCGGCCACTGGGCAAAAAGAATTGCTCACTCCCAAGGGCGGCGCGGAGAAGATCGCCTACGGCCCGGCGCGATTCTCGAAAGACGGCAAGGGCCTCTACGTCACCACTGACAAAGAGAACGAGTTCCAGCGCCTCGCCTATGTGGACCTGGCAACGAAGAAGCACACCTATCTCACCTCGAACATCCCATGGGACGTGCAGGATCTCGACCTGAGTAAAGACGGCAAGACCATCGCCTTCGTGACCAACGAGAACGGCATCGGGAAACTGTACCTGCTCGATGTGGCGACGGGGAAAGAAAAGCCGGCGCCGCCGTTGCCCCCCGGGAGTGTCGGCTCGGCGAACTGGCACGAGAACTCCACCGACCTGGCCTTCAGCCTGGACAGCGCGCAATCGCCCAACGACGTCTATTCGCTCAACGTTCGGACCGGCAAGATCGACCGCTGGACCATGAGCGAGACCGGCGGCGTGGTCACTACCGACCTGCAGGAACCAGAGCTGTTGAAGTGGAAGAGCTTCGACGGCATGGAGATATCCGGCTTCCTCTATAAGCCGCCCGCCAGGTTCACGGGCAAACGTCCGGTGATGATCAACATCCACGGTGGCCCGGAGGGGCAATCCACGCCCGGCTTCCTCGGCCGCAGCAACTATTACTTGAAGGAGCTTGGCGTCGCCATCCTTTATCCCAACGTGCGCGGCTCGAGCGGATACGGCAAGACCTTCCTCGCGCTCGACAACGGATTCAACCGCGAGAAGAGTTATCAGGATATCGGCACGCTGCTCGACTACGTCAAGACGCGTCCTGACCTGGATAGCGACCGCGTGTTCATCATCGGTGGCAGCTACGGCGGGTTCATGTCGCTTTCCGTCTCCACCAACTACAGCGAAAAGATCTGCTGCTCGGTGGATATCGTCGGCATCTCGAACCTCGTCACCTTCCTCGAGAACACCTCCGGATACCGGCGCGACCTGCGGCGCGTGGAGTATGGCGACGAGCGCGATCCCAAGATGCGCGCCTTCATGGAGAAGATCGCGGCGGTGAACAATGCCGACAAGATCAAGAAGCCGCTCTTCGTGGTGCAGGGCTTCAACGATCCGCGCGTCCCGCGCACCGAGGCGATGCAGATGGTGCAGAAGGTGCGCTCGAGCGGCACGCCCGTCTGGTTCCTCATGGCCAACGACGAAGGCCACGGCTTCGCCAAAAAGAAGAACGCCGACTACCTGTTCTATGCGACCGTCATGTTCATGAAGGAGTTCCTGCTGAAATAA
- a CDS encoding 3-isopropylmalate dehydrogenase has translation MSATPKPPAARMNEKKRIAVVPGDGIGKEVITAALDVLRATGAPLAFTTFDWSADRYLKDGTTLPGYADGSGFRTLERDFDAVFVGALGDPRVPSNVHAKEILLGMRFKMDLYANVRPVKCLDESLNPLKHAQAADIDFVVVRENTEGLYVDRGSHTKAGTPDETAIQEDVNTRKGVERVIRYAFDLAQRHGRKQVLMTDKSNVMTIAHGLWQRVFKEVAAEFLQIAASHMYVDALCMQMVRDPKQFDVIVTNNMFGDIITDLGAALQGGLGMAASANIHPGKTSMFEPVHGSAPPLAGKDQANPIGAIATAAMMLAHLGLEKESEKLDRAILEAVKKKKTTADVGGALGTKACAAFIAERVARG, from the coding sequence ATGTCCGCGACCCCGAAACCGCCAGCCGCGCGGATGAACGAAAAGAAGCGCATCGCCGTGGTCCCCGGGGACGGCATCGGCAAGGAAGTGATCACCGCCGCGCTCGACGTGCTGCGCGCCACGGGCGCGCCGCTCGCCTTCACCACCTTCGACTGGTCGGCCGACCGCTATCTGAAAGACGGCACCACGCTGCCGGGCTACGCCGATGGTTCTGGCTTCCGCACGCTGGAGCGCGATTTCGACGCCGTCTTTGTCGGCGCGCTCGGCGATCCGCGCGTGCCCTCGAACGTCCACGCCAAAGAGATCCTGCTGGGTATGCGCTTCAAGATGGACTTGTACGCCAACGTGCGTCCGGTGAAGTGTCTCGACGAATCGCTCAACCCGCTCAAGCACGCCCAGGCCGCGGACATCGATTTCGTCGTCGTCCGCGAGAATACCGAGGGCTTATACGTCGATCGTGGGAGCCACACCAAAGCGGGGACGCCGGACGAGACCGCCATCCAGGAAGACGTGAACACGCGCAAGGGCGTGGAGCGCGTCATCCGCTACGCCTTCGATCTGGCGCAACGCCACGGGCGCAAGCAAGTCCTGATGACGGACAAGTCGAACGTCATGACCATCGCGCACGGCTTGTGGCAGCGCGTGTTCAAGGAAGTGGCAGCGGAGTTCCTGCAGATCGCCGCCTCGCATATGTACGTGGACGCGCTCTGCATGCAGATGGTCCGCGACCCCAAGCAGTTCGACGTGATCGTGACCAACAACATGTTCGGCGACATCATCACCGACCTCGGCGCGGCGCTGCAGGGTGGGCTGGGGATGGCGGCGAGCGCGAACATACATCCCGGCAAGACCTCGATGTTCGAGCCGGTGCACGGGTCGGCGCCGCCGCTGGCGGGTAAGGACCAAGCCAATCCCATCGGCGCGATCGCGACGGCGGCGATGATGCTCGCTCACCTTGGCCTCGAAAAAGAGTCAGAGAAGCTGGACCGCGCCATCCTGGAAGCGGTGAAAAAGAAGAAGACGACCGCCGACGTGGGCGGAGCGCTGGGCACGAAAGCCTGCGCTGCGTTCATCGCCGAGCGGGTCGCGCGCGGGTAG
- a CDS encoding folate-binding protein, whose protein sequence is MQTPLHPALVSAGGRFGEFGGAETAASFGDMAREFAALRSGAGIYDLGRRAKLVVRGNDRVRWMNGMVTNNIRDLANDHGSYNFLLNAQGHILADMYIYNRGDHLLVETDLSQAATVLQLFDKYIIMDEVEVADLGAQLTAIGVTGSKAVEVLGTAGFGVPVGPLTAVTAAWNDSAATVIRKDTPDTIEIWLAPVSAESLWNALVAAGATPVGYEALELARVAEGTPRFGVDIREKDLPQETAQQRALDFNKGCYLGQEIVERIHARGAVHRSLAGFEIAEGTPQPGAKVSACGKDVGQITSVAQLPNGNRHTLALGYIRREAGKPGSEVEVEGTKARVSSLPFSLDEAMSQ, encoded by the coding sequence ATGCAGACACCACTCCATCCCGCGCTTGTTTCCGCCGGCGGTCGCTTTGGCGAATTCGGCGGCGCGGAGACGGCTGCGTCCTTCGGTGACATGGCCCGGGAGTTCGCGGCACTTCGTTCCGGCGCGGGCATATACGATCTCGGCCGCCGTGCCAAGCTGGTCGTGAGAGGTAACGACCGCGTGCGCTGGATGAATGGCATGGTCACCAACAATATCCGCGACCTCGCGAACGACCACGGCAGTTACAACTTCCTGCTCAACGCTCAGGGACACATCCTCGCCGACATGTACATCTACAACCGCGGCGATCATCTCCTGGTGGAGACCGACTTGTCGCAGGCAGCTACCGTGCTGCAACTCTTCGACAAGTACATCATCATGGACGAGGTCGAGGTCGCCGACCTCGGCGCCCAACTCACTGCCATCGGCGTCACCGGCTCGAAGGCGGTGGAGGTTCTCGGCACGGCAGGCTTCGGTGTTCCGGTCGGGCCGTTGACGGCCGTCACCGCCGCATGGAACGATTCCGCCGCGACCGTCATCCGTAAGGACACGCCCGACACGATCGAGATCTGGCTGGCGCCTGTAAGTGCCGAGAGCCTGTGGAACGCACTCGTTGCTGCCGGCGCCACGCCCGTGGGCTACGAAGCGCTGGAACTGGCGCGCGTGGCCGAAGGCACGCCGCGCTTCGGGGTGGACATCCGCGAAAAAGACCTGCCGCAGGAGACGGCGCAGCAGCGTGCGCTCGACTTCAACAAAGGCTGCTACCTCGGGCAGGAGATCGTGGAACGCATCCACGCGCGCGGAGCGGTGCACCGGTCGCTGGCCGGCTTCGAGATCGCGGAGGGCACGCCGCAACCGGGCGCGAAAGTCTCCGCCTGCGGAAAAGACGTGGGCCAGATCACCAGCGTGGCGCAGCTGCCCAACGGCAACCGGCACACGCTCGCACTCGGATACATCCGGCGCGAAGCAGGCAAGCCCGGCTCTGAGGTTGAAGTGGAGGGAACGAAAGCTCGAGTAAGCTCGCTTCCTTTCTCGCTCGATGAAGCAATGAGTCAATGA
- a CDS encoding DUF1844 domain-containing protein, translating into MAKEKQTEFVVSDRRKFTAEGDIRPDAPPDREEAPPAVAVAEQKASAAPIATDPATVTESARVVPAPETQGHAPDEPQMPPPLTDEELAQQKTAYDETNRKLDEQLKEKLAGREVRQFEMTFERFAASLYMTALLQLGMAAPEGEQPRVDIMGARQTIDTIALLQEKTKGNLTDAEKNMLQQALYELRMAWVEVMNAINDPPAVHMPGGPSLPSGPGPTRIK; encoded by the coding sequence ATGGCTAAGGAAAAACAGACAGAGTTCGTGGTAAGTGATCGTCGCAAGTTCACCGCCGAGGGGGACATTCGTCCCGACGCGCCGCCGGATAGAGAAGAAGCTCCGCCGGCCGTGGCCGTCGCAGAGCAGAAGGCAAGCGCCGCCCCGATTGCGACGGATCCAGCAACCGTGACGGAGTCGGCAAGAGTCGTCCCCGCACCGGAAACGCAGGGGCATGCGCCCGACGAGCCGCAGATGCCGCCGCCGCTGACCGACGAAGAGCTGGCGCAGCAGAAAACCGCCTACGACGAGACCAACCGCAAACTCGACGAGCAGCTCAAGGAAAAACTTGCCGGCCGCGAGGTGCGGCAGTTCGAGATGACGTTCGAGCGTTTTGCGGCGTCGCTCTACATGACGGCGCTGTTGCAGCTCGGCATGGCTGCGCCCGAAGGCGAGCAGCCGCGCGTGGACATCATGGGCGCGCGCCAGACCATCGACACCATCGCGCTGCTGCAGGAAAAGACCAAAGGCAATCTCACCGACGCCGAAAAGAACATGCTGCAGCAGGCGCTCTACGAGCTGCGCATGGCGTGGGTGGAGGTGATGAACGCCATCAATGATCCGCCGGCGGTGCACATGCCGGGCGGGCCATCCCTTCCCAGCGGTCCCGGACCTACGCGAATCAAATGA
- a CDS encoding MBL fold metallo-hydrolase codes for MKATLTVLGSGTSMGVPTIGCDCAVCTSKDARDRRLRPSVLLEYADKHVLIDTTPDFREQAIRAGIRKLDAVLYTHGHADHILGLDDLRPLSFHHPGRLPLYADAHTARSLQRIFSYIFDEQNKYPSKAQVELQPIDGVFELFGARIEPVSVMHGDDAIHGFRFGSAAYLTDFSDIPAASKAQLRGLDILFLDALRHKPHPTHSTVENSLRLVEELSPRRAFFTHISHDLPHEETNAGLPPHVRLAHDGLKLEFEI; via the coding sequence ATGAAAGCGACGCTCACCGTGCTCGGCAGCGGCACGTCGATGGGCGTGCCCACCATCGGCTGCGACTGCGCCGTATGCACCAGCAAAGACGCGCGCGATCGCCGGCTGCGTCCTTCCGTGCTGCTCGAGTACGCGGACAAACACGTGCTCATCGATACCACGCCTGACTTCCGCGAGCAGGCTATCCGCGCCGGCATCCGCAAGCTCGACGCCGTGCTCTACACCCACGGACACGCCGACCACATCCTCGGGCTCGACGACCTGCGTCCGCTCAGCTTCCACCATCCCGGCCGGCTGCCACTCTATGCCGATGCGCACACGGCGCGCTCGTTGCAGAGGATCTTTAGCTACATCTTCGATGAGCAGAACAAGTATCCGAGCAAGGCGCAGGTCGAACTCCAGCCCATCGACGGTGTATTCGAACTCTTCGGCGCGCGCATCGAGCCGGTCAGCGTGATGCATGGCGACGACGCCATCCACGGCTTCCGCTTTGGCAGCGCTGCCTACCTCACCGACTTCAGCGACATCCCCGCGGCATCGAAGGCGCAGCTGCGCGGGTTGGACATCCTTTTTCTCGATGCGCTGCGGCACAAGCCGCACCCCACGCATTCGACGGTCGAGAACTCGCTGCGCCTGGTGGAAGAGCTCTCGCCGCGGCGCGCGTTCTTCACCCACATCTCGCACGACCTGCCGCACGAGGAGACGAATGCTGGGCTGCCGCCACACGTCCGCCTGGCCCACGACGGGCTCAAGCTGGAGTTTGAGATCTAG
- a CDS encoding bifunctional riboflavin kinase/FAD synthetase, translating to MKVFRKLKDVPAGFGPTVLSVGNFDGVHRAHQLVLKEVVARAKGLGAKAMAVTFDPHPMRVLRPDVAPKLLTLLPEKLQVLEQAGLDAVLVLPFTRDLSLTPPRDFAIEIIGNGLKAKEVHEGANFHFGHKAEGNVEKLKEFGKAAGYEVVIYPELRVGSDVVSSSRIRELLREGKVGRARRLLGRVFNIVSTPGRGRGYGHKYTVPTINLSRYDELVPRDGVYISRTRVGEERFDSVTNVGNRPTFGADSFAIETHLLNFHPIDVLAETRVEICFLRRLRDEIKFPSVDALREQISRDVKRARRYFRLLESSD from the coding sequence ATGAAAGTCTTCCGCAAACTCAAAGACGTTCCCGCCGGATTTGGTCCGACGGTGCTGAGCGTGGGCAACTTCGATGGCGTCCACCGTGCGCATCAGCTCGTCTTGAAGGAAGTGGTCGCGCGCGCGAAGGGACTCGGCGCGAAGGCGATGGCAGTGACCTTCGATCCGCACCCGATGCGTGTCCTGCGCCCGGACGTTGCGCCGAAACTTCTCACGCTGCTGCCGGAGAAGTTGCAAGTGCTCGAGCAGGCCGGACTCGATGCCGTGCTGGTGCTGCCCTTCACGCGCGATCTGTCGCTCACGCCGCCCCGTGACTTTGCCATTGAGATCATCGGCAACGGGCTGAAAGCTAAAGAAGTACATGAAGGCGCGAATTTCCACTTTGGGCACAAGGCGGAAGGCAACGTGGAAAAGCTGAAGGAATTCGGCAAAGCGGCCGGGTACGAGGTGGTCATCTATCCCGAACTACGCGTGGGCAGCGACGTGGTCTCGAGCTCGCGCATCCGCGAGCTGTTGCGCGAAGGCAAAGTCGGGCGGGCGCGGCGTTTGCTCGGGCGTGTCTTCAACATCGTCTCCACCCCCGGCCGCGGACGCGGCTATGGCCACAAGTACACCGTGCCGACCATCAACCTCTCGCGCTACGACGAGCTTGTGCCCCGGGACGGCGTCTACATCTCGCGTACACGGGTGGGCGAGGAGCGGTTCGACTCGGTCACCAACGTGGGCAACCGCCCCACCTTCGGCGCCGACTCGTTCGCAATCGAGACGCACCTGCTGAACTTCCATCCCATCGACGTGCTCGCCGAGACGCGCGTGGAAATATGTTTCCTGCGCCGCCTGCGCGACGAGATCAAGTTCCCATCCGTGGACGCGCTCCGCGAACAGATCAGCCGCGACGTGAAACGCGCGCGCCGCTACTTCCGTCTGCTGGAAAGCTCCGACTAG